The stretch of DNA ttgcctggccgattcctctggctgctgaattacgtggcttaggtcatcagcgtctggtggtcgcacataagtgccctggaaattgtcgaggaatgcggcttccaggtcctcccaacaaccgattgatcctgctggcaagctattaagccaatgccgagctggtcctttaagcttgagtgggaggtatttgatggcgtggagatcatcgccgcgggccatgtggatatgaaggagataatccttaatccataccgcatgatctgttgtgccatcatatgattcgatgtttacgggtttgaaacccacggggatttgatgatccattacttcgtctgtgaagcatagtgggtgtgcggcgcctctgtactggctatatcacgacgtagctccaatgagctttgtctactgtgttcggccctaccggatttgtgtccaaCGTGACAGTTACCGTctcgggtcgtggggcgcccacgcgatccgtagatcgcccTTATTTGCCTtgacttgtcctccaatatatctcgcaggtctggcgcattttcccgtgccttggtacggggtgcggcttgagtggagggccgagaggcctctcttcgcggccacgaggtggtcggtcggccgtatcaagtgctggtgatgtaggtttaagtgcttcctcctctaatcggggtagcaacctgcgctttgggtagcttttggaggggcgttcgagtttatgctcttcggccgcaaggacttcagtccatctgtcgactagcaaatcttgatcagctctaagctgttgctgttttttcttgaggcttcttgccgtggccataagcctgcgttgaaaacgctcttgctcgacgggatcctctggcacgacgaattcgtcatcgtcgaggctttcctcgtcttcggagggaggcatatggtTATCGTCCccaacctctttgtctgccgctctctcatgagggttggcttctccatcctcctgtgctgaattttgctggagggagttttcttcggcactctccggagtattgttTTCTCTCGTGCTGGagtcaccgtatttgctttggcgggattttgagcggcgccgctgacgccggcgcttaggctgtttcttggaggggtcatcctccgctgttccatcgccgtctccttcttttggggtgtccatcatgtatatgtcatatgacgaggtgactttctagggcccaataggcactggttcttcatcgtctcctgcatcggcgtccataccgtcgatgtcttcaaagccgaagtcgagtatgtcggttaaatcgtcgatagtggctacaaagtgggtggtgggtggactttgaatttcttcatcgtccgtatcccaaccttgctggccatagtccggccagggctctcctgataaagagagagactttagtgtcttcaaaatatcgccgaaaggcgagtgctgaaagatgtccgcggcagtaaactccatgatcagcgcccaatcggattcgatcggcagggacgCGGAGGGtccggagtccggctccttggagtcatgagtatcgcggagtgtggggctggcgttcggctcgatcgtcgttgagatcgcagcccccgaggcggcgtccaaccacccatcctcgatcggcgcagttggctccgaattaaggatcgaagccgatgcgggtgcggcctccagggcactgttcggcggcagagctagatcatgctcgtcgtgacagtgcggcgcgctcggcagtggctcgaatccgtcaaggatcaagtccccgtggatgtcagccgtgtagtttaaacttccaaatctgacctgacggccaggggcatagctttcgatctgctccagatggccaagtgaattggcccgcagtgcaaagccgccgaagacgaagatctgtccggggaggaaggtctcaccctggactgcatcgctattgatgatcataggagccatcaagcctagcggcgacgacacagaggaactctcaatgaaagcaccaatgtcggtgtcaaaaccgacggatctcgggtagggggtcccgaactgtgcatctaggccggatggtaacaggaggcaagggacacgaagttttacccaggttcggaccctctcgatggaggtaaaaccctacgtcctgcttgattaatattgatgatatgggtagtacaagagtagatctaccacaagatcggagaggctaaatcctagaatctagcctatggtatgattgttgttctgtatgttgtcctacggactaaaaccctccgatttatatagacactggggagagttagggttacacaaagtcggttacaatgataggagatctacatatccgtatcgccaagcttgccttccacgccaagaaaagtcccttccggacacgggacggagtcttcaatcttgtatcttcatagtctaggagtccgactgaaggtatagtccggccatccggacaccccctaatccaggactccctcagtggaataatcgttgtattgcttgagtctcgtgggcatatatataagagtacatgatctacttggagtacaagggaAGCCAGAATATTTCTTAGTCTAATCTACGTTTCCTATTACAAACACCTATTAGCAGCCGGGTGATCGTTGGCGAGCCTAGCAACTGAATCTAACGAACTTTTGTGACTAATGAGTATCGCGGAGTGTTAAGAACTCTGAACAGCCATACATTTGAATGCCTTTTGAAATTCTGAACGTTTTTAAATTTTGatacatgaacaattttttaatttgTGAATAAAATTTTCAATGTATGAACACGTTTTTTAAAACACGAACAATCTTGAAACACTGGAACacattttgaaattatgaacaaaattttaaaactaagaacaaattttgaaattctgaactTTTTTTAAGCCGCGAACAAATATTCAAAATGCAAGAATTTTGAAAAAAATGTACAATATTTTGTAActttgaacatttttaaaacacGCACTAAATTTTAattcaaaatatttttgaaattgtgaacaatttttatCAATAAAATTTTGAAACTCCAAACCTTTTTATACaaggtgaacaaaatttgaaattttgaACATTCTTTGAAAAGGTGAATAATTTTTggaaacatgaacaaaatttggaatttttgAATGTTTTTCGTAAAAATGAACAATTTTTTCATATGTTGATTTTTTTCCTTAAATTTGTGATTTTTAACACAAATAAAAGGGAAGCAAAAAAGAATATATCTAAAggtgaaaaagaaacagaaaaaataaaaaataaccggaaaataacaaaagaaaaaggaaaccaaACAGAAACCGGTATATAAAAACCTATCAGTTCAAAAATCCGGCTGTTTCATTGTGCGATTCTTGCACTTGAGAGAATTGCCCGTGCGGATGCTCGACAGTTTGTCGCTGTAAACGTCAAATATGATTTTTTCCTCCTCCCGGCGCCTTAAGCGCCATGGAGAGTAGCCAGTGCCACCCTTCATGGGCGGAACCAACAAGGAGGTGATCAATTGCTCGCTCACCAGTTTCCCTGGTTCGCTGGGTGCGATTTACCAGCCGATTAACTGGTCCACCATTGACTTTTCTTGAAAATTCACTTTTAAAAGGAATTCAAAATAGTCATGAAATTCAAAGGTATTTTgcgattttaaaaaaagttcacgaattcgaAAAAGGATCATTAATTTCTAAAAAAACtctgatttgaaaaaagttcatcgatttaggAGGGAAAACAAGAATTTGAAAAGAGTTCGCGGATTTGAAGAAGTTTATTGATTTTGGGGAAATTTTTGATGAATTTGAAAAACTTCATGCATTCTGAAAAAATGCTCTGATTAGAAAAAAATTCTAAATGGAAGAAAAGTTCATGTGTTCTGGAATACAAGTTTAATGAATTAAAAAAATTCACATATTTGAAGAAAGTTTTCGAACTGGAAGAAAGTTCATGCATGTAAAAAAAGAAAacattaaaaagaaaataaaaaaagaattaaaacagCCCAGAAAACCAACAAAAGACGGAAGCTTCAAAAGCTTCCCAAAGCCGGAAGCTTCCCTCTCATGCCCAACGGGCGACCCATTCTACACGTGTCAAGGCGAGGTGTGTGGGTGCGGTTTACGAACAAGGTTGTAACCGATACTGCAGGCGACAAATATGTGTTGGGTTCCAGAGGTTCGTTTCAGTGGTTGGTTCTATCTCATGGCCCGGGCATAACAGGTGGCCCATGTGGAAATAGCATGAGTTTTCTTCTTTCATGTGGAATGGCCCATGTGGTTGGTTCGAATCGGTGACGACTACTCATCCGGTCGCGTCGCTCTAACTAGCATCAACGCCGTAGAGTCACATGTGCTCTGGTGTTGCGCTCACTGACATGAAAGTACGGCAACCGCTTCATGTGGAGAAGGTCTTTCGAGCGGAGAGGATTTTGATGACACCATGGCATCGAACGTGTACATGGCTGCTGTCCGGATGCCTGAAAAGCCCTTAGACTTGCGTTCGGCTTGCGGGAAAATGAACAACCGGACCGGTCTACAGACTGAAGAGGTACCACATTGAATAGCTAACTGTGTTCGGACCACTCGGCCGAGACAGTCGCGGGCGGTTTGAGAGTCCTTGTTCGAGATGCCCTAAGGTAGAAGCTCTTTGCTAGTTCGTATGCTTGCTCTGCGGATAGGTTTGGATTATCGATGCGTGCCATTTTGGTCCTCCAATCTTCTCGGAACCACGGCACGATGACAGGGATATCACAACTATTCTTGCGCAACAAGCGGCCGATGCCCATTCCATTTCAGCGTCCGATCAGACCGTTGGCCGTCTGTCTCCCCCGGAGGCAGTAAACTCGTTCCGTTCACTCACCCGCAGCATGCAACTTGACCAGCATTCACTCTCTCAGACGACCGTTGTTGCTTGTACTGTACTACTAGCTGCTAGCCTACTACCTTCCGTGATTCCCCTGTCGCCGCAGCACGAAAGTCTCCCCCATCTCCGGCTCTCCGGCCGGTCACCTGGCGAACGCCAAAGGCATGCATGCGACGCGCGGCCATCCCCAACTAAACCACAGTACCGCGGCTGCAGCCGCCGCCAGCGCGCATGCAGGCCATGTGGCTCCGGCCGTCGGGACTGGCACGCAAAGTGGACGACGAGACGCCTCCGCCCGTCCGTCCGGCCacaccctctccctccccctccccctagcCGTTAGAAAATCGATTGATCGATCGGCGGCCATGGCCGCAAGGATCCAATCCAACCATTTAATTCCCCCTCGCGCACGGCAGAGCACGCACGTAGGCGCGTAGCAACCGATCTGTAGCTGTGTCAGTCGCCACGCTTCTCTTCTTCTTCTACAGGTTCTTCTTCTTTGGCAGCCAGCACAGCACAGCACGTACTACGCTTTAACGGCTCTCCTCCCGTCGGCCTCGCCCCCTTGCGTTCGGGTTCGGGCGGCCCCATGCATCGTGCCTACGGGCTACGGTCCCCTTTTCCCTCCCTCCAGGCCCAACGGTCAGATTCGGCGAAGCTGCTACGGATGCGCCAGTGATGAGCGCGCTAATGACAAGATCGTCGTGCTTGTCGTCATGGCAACATAGGATTGCAACGCACGGGTCGATCTCCGGAGAGTACTGCTGCTTATGGACCAGGGATCATTCGGCGAGGCTGGGCTCAGAGCCGAAAACTACGCTAGTCATTAATTAGTATCGCTAGACGCTATTCAGCTTGTTTCAAAGACCTACTCCTAAGTAGTAGGGCTaatcaggagagagagagagagagagagagcagaagtgACGGCGGAGCCCGAGAGAGAACAGCACTGATGAATCACTGACCGGCACGGACAGGGCACCGGGTCCCGCCGTCGTAACTGCTGCACCGGATGACCGTTTCTCCCATCTACAACACCGCCGTCCGCTACTCCTGCTGTGATGAGTGAGTGCCATGCCATGCATGCTGCGTCGATCACTGATCCATCATCGCCGGTCGAGAAGTGGAAATTTTTTTCCCCTCAAAAAAGGAGAACCGGAGTACTTCGTGAACTTTCTTTCATCACACCAAACCTGTTCCCAATCCCCGCGAAAAGAGACATTGCGAAACCATTTTATCCATTCGGTCCTGGCTAAATGATTCTTTTTAGACACAAAATACGAGTATGACTTTAGGAGTGTCACGTCACACTTAATCCGGTGGAGCAACGGCCGAAACGAACAAACCAGCCGACGGCACAGATGTCTGCAACTGCAAAGGGAGTAACAGCAGTCctgtggagtagtactagtacgtaaCGTACTGCACATTCAAGCATTCGGCTCCAGGCCAAAATCACCAAGTCACCGGCGCCGCAACGTTCGGCACGTCCACCTGCCGCCGCCGCATTGGCCTTTGCCCGGCATCCTAGGCCTCCTTCCCCTCCGGTCAGTCCACCGGTTCACGCCTGCGCCCGTCACATGCCGTATTTAACCCCCCGCCCGTTCGGCTCCGACACCACCTCACCTCACTCGCCTGCTGACTCCGAAACCACGGCCTGCTGACTCCAGTAGACACACACACTCTCCTCACTCTGTCTCTCAGCCGCCGAAGCACCGATAAGTAGCTAGCCAGTGCTGCATTGCCGTTGCATTAGTTTAATTACCTCGGCGGTCAGGGCAGCAATGAGGCTGTCGTCTGTGTTTGTGCTGGCGCTGCTGCTCTtgccggcggtggcgtcggccgggCACCACGACTACGGCGACGCCCTCCACAAGAGCATTCTCTTCTTCGAGGGGCAGCGCTCCGGCAGGCTTCCTCCCGACCAGCGCCTCCGCTGGCGCCGCGACTCCGGCCTCcacgacggcgccgccgccggcgtacGCACTCTCCTCTTGCATTATCCCGCTCTACATTTTCCTTTCTACAGAAAGTGCTGATGGTTCCATGGCAATGCTGCTGCTGCAGGTGGACCTGACGGGAGGGTACTACGACGCCGGCGACAACGTGAAGTTCGGGTTCCCGATGGCGTTCACGGCGACGCTCATGTCGTGGGGGCTGATCGACTTCGGCCGCAGCTTCGGGCCGCACAAGGAGGAGGCCAGGAAGGCGGTGCGGTGGGCGACGGACTACTTCATGAAGGCCACGGCCAAGCCCAACACGGTGTACGTGCAGGTGGGCGACGCCTTCAAGGACCACTCCTGCTGGGAGCGGCCCGAGGACATggacaccccgcgcaccgtctacaAGGTCGACCCCTCCCACCCGGGCTCCGACGTCGCCGCCgagaccgccgccgccctcgccgccggctCCATCGTCTTCCGCGACGCCGACCCCGTCTACTCCCAGCGCCTCCTCGACCGCGCCATGGCCGTAAGCTCTCGACTCTGACGACTCAAATGCGCTGTATCTGTCAGCTGCTCTGACATGAAAGAATCAAACGAACGAGCAGGTGTTCAAGTTCGCGGACAGGTACCGGGGCGCCTACAGCAGCAGCCTCCACGCGGCGGTGTGCCCGTGCTACTGCGACTTCGACGGGTACCAGGACGAGCTGCTGTGGGCGGCGGCGTGGCTGCACAAGGCGTCGCGCAAGAGGGTGTACCGGCAGTACATCAAGAAGAACGAGGTGGTGCTCGGCGCCAGCGACTCCATCAACGAGTTCGGCTGGGACAACAAGCACGCCGGCATCAACGTCCTCATCTCCAAGGTACCAGTAACATACAGTACATAAAGTACTGCATTACTCCTCTCCATGCGACACAACATTTCCTGAAAGAAGCATTTGCACTTTGGTTGTTTCCACCGTCGATCTTTGGTTTGCCCACAGCGCAAGTTATGCGATATTCTTTCCGAATGCAACTTTGGTCTTTGTGTGTAGTATACATCTACTACT from Triticum dicoccoides isolate Atlit2015 ecotype Zavitan chromosome 6A, WEW_v2.0, whole genome shotgun sequence encodes:
- the LOC119317776 gene encoding endoglucanase 6 translates to MRLSSVFVLALLLLPAVASAGHHDYGDALHKSILFFEGQRSGRLPPDQRLRWRRDSGLHDGAAAGVDLTGGYYDAGDNVKFGFPMAFTATLMSWGLIDFGRSFGPHKEEARKAVRWATDYFMKATAKPNTVYVQVGDAFKDHSCWERPEDMDTPRTVYKVDPSHPGSDVAAETAAALAAGSIVFRDADPVYSQRLLDRAMAVFKFADRYRGAYSSSLHAAVCPCYCDFDGYQDELLWAAAWLHKASRKRVYRQYIKKNEVVLGASDSINEFGWDNKHAGINVLISKEVLMGKDEYFQSFRANANNFMCTLLPGISDHPQIQYSPGGLLFKVGGSNMQHVTSLSFLILAYSNYLSHAGAHVSCGAGRSAPPTKLRQVAKRQVDYILGDNPLRMSYMVGYGPRFPRRIHHRGSSIPSVAAHPARIGCKAGAAYYASAAPNPNLLVGAVVGGPSDATDAFPDARAVFQQSEPTTYINAPLMGLLAYFSAHPNPAEWADD